The Halorhabdus sp. BNX81 genome includes a region encoding these proteins:
- the msrB gene encoding peptide-methionine (R)-S-oxide reductase MsrB → MGKSESDGVPASDDEWREVLTEEEYHILRERGTEPKFSGEYLDVDDDGVFRCAGCGAALFDTDSQFESGHGWPSFTDVVAEGNVETELDTRHGRERTEVLCAECGGHLGHVFDDGPEPTGKRYCINSAALDFETDDE, encoded by the coding sequence ATGGGAAAGTCCGAATCCGACGGCGTTCCGGCGTCCGACGACGAGTGGCGTGAGGTTTTGACTGAAGAGGAGTACCACATTCTCCGCGAACGCGGGACCGAACCCAAGTTCAGCGGCGAGTACCTCGATGTCGACGACGACGGCGTCTTCCGGTGTGCCGGCTGTGGCGCGGCGCTGTTCGATACGGATTCGCAGTTCGAGTCCGGCCACGGCTGGCCGAGTTTCACCGACGTGGTCGCCGAGGGCAACGTCGAGACCGAACTCGACACCCGCCACGGGCGCGAGCGGACCGAAGTGCTGTGTGCCGAGTGTGGCGGCCACCTCGGTCACGTCTTCGACGACGGCCCGGAGCCAACGGGCAAGCGCTACTGTATCAACTCCGCGGCGCTGGATTTCGAGACCGACGACGAGTGA
- a CDS encoding excinuclease ABC subunit C, with protein MDSAEVRSRAGDLPTEPGVYQFVDSSDEDATVLYVGKAVALRDRVRSYADPRGERIRRMVERAADIDVVVTDTETQALLLEANLIKRHQPRYNVRLRDDKSYPLVQLTDHPAPRIEITRDPAEGADVFGPFTDKSDVETVVKAIRETFGLRGCSDHKYANRDRPCLDYDIGLCSAPCTGEVSPAAYREDVATIRRFFRGETGVLAEPIREEMDRAADEAAFERAANLRDRLDVVESFHAGGAKAIESTDHRTTDVLAVALEGDSATVARLHSNEGSLVDRERHTVETPDGKRAGDVLAAFVPQYYAERDLPDRLLVSDRLSDDDVQSWLSDAGVDVRVPGAGREATLVDLALKNARRKTGHEDGVTALADALGLDAADRTEGFDVSHTGGAGVVGSDVCFVDGSPEKPDYRRKKLAEGNDDYAAMRSLIGWRAERAIEGRDDRPDPDLLLIDGGEGQLAAAREALDAVGWDVPAVGLAKAEERVITPERTFDWDDDTPQLRLLQRVRDEAHRFAVQYHTTLRDDVSTALDDVPGVGPELRTRLLGRFGGVDGVRAASTAELRDVPGVGEATAKTIRRQL; from the coding sequence ATGGACTCGGCCGAGGTTCGATCACGTGCTGGCGATCTCCCGACTGAGCCCGGCGTCTATCAGTTCGTAGATAGTTCGGACGAGGACGCCACTGTTCTCTACGTCGGCAAAGCCGTGGCTCTCCGGGACCGCGTCCGTTCGTATGCCGATCCCCGGGGTGAGCGCATCCGGCGGATGGTCGAGCGCGCCGCCGATATCGACGTTGTCGTCACCGACACCGAGACGCAGGCGCTCCTCCTCGAAGCGAATCTCATCAAACGCCACCAGCCACGGTACAACGTCCGGCTGCGCGACGACAAGTCCTATCCGCTCGTGCAACTGACCGATCACCCCGCGCCACGGATCGAGATCACGCGTGATCCAGCCGAAGGTGCAGACGTCTTTGGCCCGTTCACCGACAAGAGTGACGTCGAGACCGTCGTCAAGGCGATTCGGGAGACCTTCGGCCTCCGTGGCTGTTCGGATCACAAGTACGCCAATCGCGATCGCCCCTGTCTGGACTACGACATCGGGCTCTGCTCGGCCCCGTGTACCGGCGAGGTTAGCCCGGCGGCCTACCGCGAGGATGTCGCGACAATCCGCCGGTTCTTCCGCGGGGAGACTGGCGTCCTCGCGGAGCCGATCCGCGAGGAGATGGACCGGGCCGCCGACGAAGCGGCGTTCGAACGAGCGGCGAACCTCCGGGACCGCCTCGACGTCGTCGAGTCCTTCCACGCGGGTGGCGCGAAGGCCATCGAGTCGACCGACCACCGGACGACCGACGTGCTGGCGGTCGCCCTGGAGGGTGACTCGGCGACGGTCGCGCGCCTCCACAGCAATGAGGGGTCGCTGGTCGATCGGGAGCGCCACACCGTCGAGACGCCCGACGGCAAGCGGGCCGGCGACGTGCTCGCCGCCTTCGTCCCGCAGTACTACGCTGAACGCGACCTCCCCGACCGTCTTCTGGTCTCCGACCGACTGAGTGACGACGACGTGCAATCCTGGCTATCCGACGCTGGCGTCGACGTTCGCGTTCCGGGGGCCGGTCGGGAAGCGACGCTCGTCGACCTGGCGCTGAAGAACGCGAGACGCAAGACGGGGCACGAGGACGGTGTCACCGCGCTCGCCGACGCCCTCGGTCTCGATGCTGCCGACCGGACCGAGGGCTTCGACGTGAGCCATACCGGCGGCGCGGGCGTCGTCGGCAGTGACGTCTGTTTCGTCGACGGGTCGCCCGAGAAACCCGACTATCGACGCAAGAAACTCGCCGAAGGCAACGACGACTACGCGGCCATGCGGTCGCTGATCGGCTGGCGGGCCGAGCGCGCCATCGAAGGGCGGGACGACCGGCCGGATCCCGATCTGCTCCTGATCGATGGCGGCGAGGGACAGCTCGCGGCCGCTCGCGAGGCCCTCGACGCCGTCGGCTGGGACGTCCCTGCGGTCGGGCTGGCGAAGGCCGAAGAGCGGGTGATCACTCCCGAGCGGACGTTCGACTGGGATGACGACACACCACAGTTGCGCTTGCTCCAGCGCGTCCGCGACGAGGCTCACCGTTTTGCCGTTCAGTATCACACGACACTCAGGGACGACGTGTCGACGGCACTCGACGACGTCCCGGGCGTCGGTCCCGAACTTCGGACGCGGCTGCTGGGGCGGTTCGGGGGCGTTGACGGGGTCCGGGCGGCCTCGACGGCGGAACTCCGAGACGTCCCGGGCGTCGGTGAAGCGACGGCGAAAACGATCCGGCGACAGCTTTGA
- a CDS encoding cold shock domain-containing protein: protein MVHGKVDFFHDTGGYGFITTEDTEDDVFFHMEDVGGPDLEEGADIEFDIEQAPKGPRATNVVRA from the coding sequence ATGGTACACGGAAAAGTGGATTTCTTCCACGACACTGGCGGTTACGGTTTCATTACGACTGAGGACACCGAGGATGACGTATTCTTCCACATGGAGGACGTTGGCGGCCCGGACCTCGAAGAAGGAGCGGACATCGAGTTCGATATCGAGCAGGCCCCCAAAGGCCCGCGCGCGACGAACGTCGTCCGCGCATAG
- a CDS encoding DUF5779 family protein gives MGEFDLDLGAVESQLPDEDDESPHGRIVLGVLDGTTPDEEWISLVDDGAVLVLNVEGDVNERAAGFARRIQDSGGSLMHFRGFLVVSPPGVEIDTDRLE, from the coding sequence ATGGGCGAATTCGATCTTGACTTGGGAGCTGTCGAATCGCAGTTGCCCGACGAGGACGACGAGTCACCTCACGGTCGTATCGTCCTCGGCGTTCTCGACGGGACGACTCCGGACGAGGAGTGGATCAGTCTCGTCGACGACGGTGCAGTGCTGGTATTGAATGTCGAGGGGGACGTCAACGAACGGGCGGCCGGCTTTGCCCGGAGGATCCAGGACAGTGGCGGCAGTCTGATGCACTTTCGTGGGTTCCTCGTCGTTTCGCCGCCCGGCGTCGAGATCGACACCGATCGACTGGAATGA
- a CDS encoding ribbon-helix-helix domain-containing protein, with translation MTEYTTVSIPKELADRVEHTIEGTSFSSTSDLVRFLLRSIVIQHQRTDELTEAEFEEITSQLQDLGYLE, from the coding sequence ATGACCGAATACACGACAGTGTCGATCCCGAAAGAACTCGCAGATCGCGTCGAACACACGATCGAGGGGACGAGTTTCTCCTCGACGAGCGACCTCGTCAGATTCCTACTTCGGAGTATCGTGATCCAGCACCAGCGCACGGACGAACTCACCGAGGCGGAATTCGAGGAGATAACCAGCCAGCTACAGGACCTCGGGTATCTGGAATAG
- a CDS encoding FAD-binding oxidoreductase, whose translation MDAQVRDHASQHDAIADLPLVTESARVTRVTKMDQDRRPEVTQAINRWVAEAAPEYSPIGGPADWDGLHERLLADGHQSVARRVATLAERYDRPKPMLARVELVTESDVDFVAGQYIGLRYDGTSRAYSLASSPTRDTLEICVRRVPGGRLSPRICDDIAVGDEVTVRGPYGELVLADTSSRDMVFLATGTGVAPFKSMIDYLFESGRDEYQGKQRDVWLFLGAAWADDLPYRTAFRELARERENFHFVPCLSREPYLSDWDGETDYVQQALLKHIDETTVATPIGAPLDKRLEDGPGSGELPSIDPANVDVYACGINAMVYSLVAAIERLGVPANRIESEGFG comes from the coding sequence ATGGATGCTCAGGTCAGGGACCACGCATCCCAGCACGACGCGATCGCCGACCTCCCGCTGGTCACGGAATCCGCCCGCGTGACGCGGGTCACGAAGATGGATCAGGACCGGCGGCCGGAAGTCACACAGGCGATCAATCGCTGGGTCGCCGAGGCCGCTCCGGAATACAGCCCGATCGGGGGGCCGGCCGACTGGGACGGCCTGCACGAACGACTTCTCGCCGACGGACATCAGTCCGTGGCCAGACGTGTGGCGACGCTGGCTGAGCGCTACGATCGGCCGAAGCCGATGCTCGCTCGCGTCGAGTTGGTTACTGAGTCCGATGTCGATTTCGTCGCCGGTCAGTACATCGGACTCCGTTACGATGGAACGTCACGGGCGTACTCGCTAGCGAGTTCACCCACGCGTGACACCCTCGAAATCTGCGTGCGGCGGGTACCGGGCGGGCGGCTCTCACCCCGGATCTGTGACGATATCGCCGTCGGCGACGAGGTGACCGTCCGCGGACCCTATGGGGAACTCGTTCTGGCTGATACCTCATCACGGGATATGGTCTTTCTCGCGACGGGTACCGGCGTGGCCCCGTTCAAGAGCATGATCGACTATCTGTTCGAGAGTGGTCGCGACGAGTACCAGGGGAAACAACGCGACGTCTGGCTGTTCCTCGGCGCGGCGTGGGCCGACGACCTGCCGTACCGGACGGCCTTCCGGGAGCTGGCCCGCGAACGCGAGAACTTCCACTTCGTGCCCTGTCTTAGCCGGGAACCGTACCTGAGTGACTGGGACGGCGAGACGGATTACGTCCAGCAGGCCCTGCTCAAACACATCGACGAGACGACAGTCGCGACGCCGATTGGGGCACCCCTCGACAAACGGCTCGAAGATGGCCCTGGATCGGGGGAGCTACCGTCGATCGATCCCGCCAACGTGGACGTCTACGCCTGTGGCATCAACGCGATGGTGTACAGTCTCGTCGCGGCGATCGAACGACTGGGGGTCCCGGCGAACCGGATCGAATCTGAGGGGTTCGGGTGA
- a CDS encoding DUF3892 domain-containing protein encodes MALTVRCVNVDSNPRDCRDIETIGFDAEDGGIATRTPAQVYDLIEKEGYNVVVEHNGTRTDVNAVKRGTTKYVRSEPNDTKDDNLLKQPSC; translated from the coding sequence ATGGCATTAACCGTTCGATGCGTAAACGTCGATAGCAACCCAAGAGATTGCCGAGATATTGAAACAATTGGCTTTGACGCTGAAGATGGGGGAATTGCTACCCGCACACCTGCGCAGGTTTATGACCTCATTGAAAAAGAGGGATACAACGTAGTAGTTGAACATAACGGAACACGGACGGATGTTAATGCTGTGAAACGTGGGACAACAAAGTATGTCCGTAGCGAACCGAATGACACCAAGGACGACAACTTACTGAAACAGCCGAGTTGCTGA
- a CDS encoding 2Fe-2S iron-sulfur cluster-binding protein, with amino-acid sequence MSDESTAETGEYDTVTVTVFDGETRTEVSVTRGRTLRDVLLEQGFSPYTRLTASANCGGRGLCATCGVRLRDGPPPKHWHDRLAARFGYPRLSCQVTVEADLTVELVADKRIWGSRNATENDSR; translated from the coding sequence ATGAGTGACGAATCGACGGCCGAAACAGGAGAATACGACACAGTGACTGTGACTGTCTTTGACGGCGAGACTCGGACCGAGGTATCAGTCACGCGCGGCCGGACACTTCGTGACGTGCTCCTCGAACAGGGATTCTCGCCGTACACACGGCTGACAGCGTCAGCGAACTGCGGCGGCCGTGGGCTCTGTGCGACCTGTGGCGTGCGGTTGCGTGATGGGCCGCCGCCGAAGCACTGGCACGATCGGCTGGCAGCCCGGTTTGGCTATCCACGACTGTCCTGTCAGGTGACCGTCGAGGCCGATCTCACCGTCGAACTGGTCGCGGACAAACGCATCTGGGGATCTCGGAACGCCACCGAAAACGATTCCCGGTGA
- the purB gene encoding adenylosuccinate lyase yields MTDRDPLSAVSPLDGRYARYTDPLVPYASESGLIRARVRVEVEYLLALADLDATPLEIDDDQRATLRAVYEDFDDEDAALVKQIETEGTETYDATNHDVKAVEYFLRERLPADLDAEQWLHFGLTSEDVNNLAQRILVKPAVEDVLLPALRDVRDALVELAQTYRDTPMLARTHGQPATPTTFGKEMAVYASRLGRALGRIQWATDGLSGKLAGASGTYAAHHAAYPDVDWPAFALGFVDSLGLDHEPLTTQVNPCDDLATLFGALQGANRILLDLDLDAWLYVSDRYLGQRSVDGETGSSTMPHKVNPIDFENSEGNLSKANSDLDFLAGYVTNSRLQRDLSDSTVKRNIGGALAHCLIGYEKLQRGLGKVVPNEAVMREDLEATPAVIGEAVQTILRREGYTDAYERVKEHTRGESIKMADFEALFADLDVDPAVRDELEALTPASYTGIADELADVQ; encoded by the coding sequence ATGACTGATCGCGATCCGCTGTCGGCGGTCTCGCCGCTCGATGGCCGTTACGCCCGCTACACCGACCCGCTGGTGCCCTACGCCAGCGAATCGGGACTGATCCGCGCCCGCGTTCGTGTGGAAGTCGAGTACCTGCTCGCGCTCGCCGACCTCGACGCGACGCCCCTCGAAATCGACGACGACCAGCGCGCGACACTTCGGGCCGTCTACGAGGACTTCGACGACGAGGACGCCGCACTGGTCAAACAGATCGAAACCGAAGGGACCGAGACGTACGACGCGACCAACCACGACGTCAAGGCCGTCGAGTACTTCCTCCGGGAGCGACTGCCCGCCGATCTCGACGCCGAACAGTGGCTGCACTTCGGGCTCACCAGCGAGGACGTCAACAACCTGGCCCAGCGAATCCTGGTGAAGCCTGCTGTCGAGGACGTCCTCCTGCCTGCCCTGCGGGACGTCCGGGACGCCCTGGTCGAACTTGCCCAGACCTATCGGGACACGCCGATGCTCGCCCGGACCCACGGCCAGCCGGCCACGCCGACGACCTTCGGCAAGGAGATGGCCGTCTACGCCTCGCGACTCGGCCGCGCACTCGGGCGAATCCAGTGGGCGACGGATGGGCTCTCCGGGAAACTCGCCGGCGCGTCGGGGACCTACGCCGCTCACCACGCGGCCTACCCCGACGTCGACTGGCCGGCCTTCGCGCTGGGGTTCGTCGACTCGCTCGGCCTCGACCACGAACCACTCACGACGCAGGTCAACCCGTGCGATGATCTCGCGACGCTGTTCGGCGCACTCCAGGGCGCGAACCGGATCTTGCTTGACCTCGACCTCGACGCCTGGCTGTACGTCTCGGATCGCTATCTCGGCCAGCGATCCGTCGACGGTGAGACCGGTTCCTCGACGATGCCACACAAGGTCAACCCGATCGACTTCGAGAACAGCGAGGGCAACCTCTCGAAGGCCAACAGCGATCTGGACTTTCTGGCGGGGTACGTCACCAACTCCCGACTCCAGCGTGACCTCTCCGACTCGACGGTCAAGCGCAACATCGGCGGCGCGCTCGCTCACTGTCTGATCGGCTACGAAAAACTTCAGCGGGGACTCGGAAAGGTCGTCCCGAACGAGGCCGTCATGCGTGAGGATCTCGAGGCAACCCCCGCCGTCATCGGCGAGGCCGTCCAGACGATTCTCCGACGAGAGGGCTACACTGACGCCTACGAGCGCGTCAAAGAACACACGCGCGGTGAGTCGATCAAGATGGCAGACTTCGAGGCGTTGTTTGCGGATCTCGATGTCGATCCGGCTGTCAGGGACGAACTCGAAGCGTTGACGCCGGCATCGTATACGGGTATCGCCGACGAACTGGCTGACGTTCAGTAG
- a CDS encoding isocitrate/isopropylmalate dehydrogenase family protein, translating to MTKQIAAIPGDGIGQEVLPAAIDVLEALDRDFEFVEGRAGNAVYEREGTPLPEETRELAREADATLFGAAGELAADIILPLRQDVESFANIRPARAYPGVDAVKPETDLVFVRENTQGVYAGFESDLTDDVATLTRLITEDASRKIAEYGFEYADEHDADRITVAHKANVMRKTDGLFVDTAAEVAEEMDVEYDEALIDALAMHLVLHPEDYDVIVTPNLAGDVLSDLAAGLVGGLGMLPSANVGEDNALFEPVHGSAPDIAGEGVANPSAMILSAAMMLEYFGYDEDGQRVRNAVETVLEDGPRTPDLGGDASTEEFTDAVLEQL from the coding sequence ATGACGAAACAGATCGCCGCCATTCCGGGCGACGGCATCGGTCAGGAAGTGCTCCCTGCAGCCATCGACGTGCTTGAGGCACTCGATCGGGACTTCGAGTTCGTCGAGGGTCGCGCGGGCAATGCCGTCTACGAGCGCGAGGGCACGCCCCTGCCCGAGGAGACGCGGGAACTCGCCCGGGAGGCCGACGCGACGCTGTTCGGTGCCGCGGGGGAACTCGCGGCCGACATCATCCTCCCGCTCCGCCAGGACGTCGAGTCCTTCGCCAACATCCGCCCGGCTCGCGCGTACCCGGGTGTCGACGCCGTCAAGCCCGAGACCGATCTGGTTTTCGTCCGGGAAAATACCCAGGGCGTCTACGCCGGCTTCGAATCCGACCTTACCGATGACGTCGCAACGTTGACGCGACTCATCACCGAGGATGCGTCCCGGAAGATCGCCGAGTACGGCTTCGAGTACGCCGACGAGCACGACGCCGACCGGATCACTGTCGCCCACAAGGCCAACGTGATGCGAAAGACCGACGGGCTGTTCGTCGACACCGCCGCGGAGGTTGCCGAGGAGATGGACGTCGAGTACGACGAGGCGCTAATCGACGCGCTGGCGATGCACCTCGTTTTACACCCCGAGGATTACGACGTGATCGTAACGCCGAACCTCGCCGGCGACGTGCTCTCGGACCTCGCAGCGGGCCTCGTCGGCGGGCTCGGCATGCTGCCAAGCGCCAACGTCGGCGAGGACAACGCGCTGTTCGAACCCGTCCATGGCTCGGCCCCCGACATCGCCGGTGAGGGCGTTGCCAACCCGTCGGCGATGATCCTCTCGGCCGCCATGATGCTCGAGTACTTCGGCTACGACGAGGACGGCCAGCGTGTCCGCAACGCCGTCGAGACCGTGCTCGAAGACGGACCGCGGACCCCTGACCTCGGTGGGGACGCCTCCACCGAGGAGTTCACCGACGCCGTTCTCGAACAGCTTTGA
- the pfkB gene encoding 1-phosphofructokinase gives MILTVTPNPAVDQTIEMDEEVQADTVQRSTDAQFNSGGNGINVSQFVRALGSETVATGFIGGFTGYFIEQDLVEYDVPTDFVEVDGETRINTTLLTPESEYHINQSGPSADRDAVDELIETLQDHEPSVINIGGSLPPEMDAADVDRIASAGDWDTALDVHGELMIELDGEYEYCKPNREELTAATGIEVETIDDCAEAARQLQERGYERVIASMGGDGAVLVTPEETLYAPPLDVDVVDTIGAGDSMFAAVLWAYEQGWDDERALRAGVATSAQLVSVKGPSVHELDPEATMDEVRVWSMRA, from the coding sequence ATGATACTGACAGTCACACCGAATCCGGCGGTCGATCAGACGATCGAGATGGACGAAGAGGTTCAAGCCGATACCGTCCAGCGAAGTACAGACGCACAGTTCAACTCCGGCGGGAACGGCATCAACGTATCACAGTTCGTCCGCGCTTTGGGGTCGGAAACAGTCGCAACGGGTTTCATCGGCGGCTTCACCGGCTACTTCATCGAGCAGGATCTCGTCGAGTACGACGTACCGACCGATTTCGTCGAGGTCGACGGCGAAACCCGGATCAATACGACACTGCTGACGCCCGAAAGCGAGTACCACATCAATCAGTCCGGCCCGTCGGCTGACCGAGACGCCGTCGACGAACTGATCGAAACGCTGCAGGATCACGAGCCCTCGGTGATCAACATCGGCGGCAGCCTGCCGCCGGAGATGGACGCTGCTGACGTCGATCGGATCGCGTCGGCCGGCGACTGGGACACGGCCCTCGACGTTCACGGCGAACTGATGATCGAACTCGACGGGGAGTACGAATACTGCAAACCCAACCGCGAGGAACTGACGGCCGCGACCGGGATCGAGGTCGAGACCATCGACGACTGTGCGGAGGCGGCCCGCCAGCTTCAGGAGCGGGGCTACGAGCGCGTCATCGCGTCGATGGGCGGCGACGGGGCAGTGCTGGTCACGCCCGAGGAGACGCTGTATGCGCCGCCGCTCGACGTCGACGTTGTCGACACCATCGGTGCCGGTGACTCGATGTTCGCCGCCGTGCTGTGGGCCTACGAGCAGGGCTGGGACGACGAACGCGCGCTCCGTGCCGGGGTCGCGACCTCGGCCCAACTCGTCAGCGTCAAGGGGCCGAGCGTCCACGAACTCGATCCCGAAGCGACGATGGACGAGGTTCGCGTCTGGTCGATGCGAGCGTGA
- the fba gene encoding class II fructose-bisphosphate aldolase, translated as MPFYGGDELGNVYDEALDGGFGLVASNVAEPNTMMGLMEGADQADSDLLIQMSAGACRFAGNGDAEAGLRSMGTYIDTIAEQYDIGVFLNMDHQTDMDFIDMQVETAIPSSIMIDASHEDFEENVARSKKVVEKTEQADEEILVEAELGQIKGVEDEIVAEEAFYTDPEQAVEFVDRTGCDLLAISVGTQHGVAKGKDLDLKPDLATEIREALSDHGLDTPLVLHGSSGLQPDQLSNFMNRGICKVNKDTRYQYEYTRTLYDLYREEPNDIVPPEGVEDQRDSFFNDVDWSPNKDRFDPRVGGRDVRERIAEVYAGLADVSGSAGRSLYK; from the coding sequence ATGCCGTTTTACGGCGGAGACGAACTCGGAAACGTGTACGACGAGGCTCTCGACGGAGGGTTCGGACTCGTCGCGAGTAACGTCGCGGAACCGAACACGATGATGGGGCTCATGGAGGGAGCCGACCAGGCCGATTCGGACCTGCTCATCCAGATGAGCGCCGGTGCCTGCCGCTTTGCGGGCAACGGGGACGCCGAGGCGGGCCTGCGCTCGATGGGGACGTATATCGACACCATCGCCGAGCAGTACGACATCGGCGTCTTCCTCAACATGGACCACCAGACGGACATGGACTTCATCGACATGCAGGTCGAGACGGCCATCCCCTCCTCGATCATGATCGACGCCTCCCACGAGGACTTCGAGGAGAACGTCGCCCGCTCGAAGAAGGTCGTCGAAAAGACCGAGCAGGCCGACGAGGAGATCCTCGTCGAGGCCGAACTCGGCCAGATCAAGGGCGTCGAGGACGAGATCGTCGCCGAGGAGGCGTTCTATACGGACCCCGAGCAGGCCGTCGAGTTCGTCGATCGGACGGGCTGTGACCTGCTGGCGATCTCGGTGGGGACCCAGCACGGCGTCGCCAAAGGAAAAGACCTCGATCTCAAGCCCGACCTCGCGACGGAGATCCGGGAGGCCCTCTCGGATCACGGCCTGGATACGCCGCTGGTCCTGCACGGCTCGTCCGGCCTGCAGCCCGATCAGCTGTCTAACTTCATGAACCGTGGGATCTGCAAGGTCAACAAGGACACCCGGTACCAGTACGAGTACACGCGGACGCTCTATGACCTCTACCGGGAGGAACCGAACGACATCGTCCCGCCGGAGGGCGTCGAGGACCAGCGGGATTCGTTCTTCAACGACGTCGACTGGTCGCCCAACAAGGACCGCTTCGATCCCCGCGTCGGCGGTCGCGACGTCCGCGAGCGGATCGCCGAAGTCTATGCCGGCCTCGCGGACGTCTCGGGCAGCGCCGGTCGAAGCCTCTACAAGTAG
- the leuD gene encoding 3-isopropylmalate dehydratase small subunit, whose translation MSDFDADIPEVREVTGTGVPIRGNDIDTDQIIPARFMKVVTFDGLGQFAFFDVRYDDEDNQKDHPMNEDRFRDASVMVVNDNFGCGSSREHAPQALMRWGIDAFIGESFAEIFAGNCLALGMPTVTADHETIADLQDWIENNPDAEIDIDVESETITYGDRTVEVTVDDAQRQALVEGIWDTTALMSANENEIDRTAQSLPYV comes from the coding sequence ATGAGCGACTTCGACGCCGACATCCCCGAAGTGCGCGAAGTGACCGGGACGGGCGTGCCCATCCGGGGCAACGACATCGACACTGACCAGATCATCCCCGCGCGCTTCATGAAGGTCGTCACCTTCGACGGCCTGGGGCAGTTTGCCTTTTTCGACGTCCGCTACGATGACGAGGACAACCAGAAGGACCATCCGATGAACGAGGATCGGTTCCGCGATGCCTCAGTCATGGTCGTCAACGACAACTTCGGGTGTGGCTCCTCGCGGGAACACGCCCCCCAGGCGCTGATGCGCTGGGGGATCGACGCGTTCATCGGCGAGTCCTTCGCCGAAATTTTCGCGGGCAACTGCCTCGCACTCGGGATGCCGACCGTAACGGCCGATCACGAGACGATCGCCGACCTCCAGGACTGGATCGAGAACAATCCCGACGCCGAGATCGACATCGACGTCGAGAGTGAGACGATTACCTACGGCGACCGGACCGTCGAGGTCACAGTCGACGACGCACAGCGTCAGGCCTTGGTCGAAGGGATCTGGGACACGACGGCACTAATGAGCGCTAACGAAAACGAGATCGACCGGACCGCACAGTCGCTGCCGTACGTCTAG